The following are encoded together in the Brassica napus cultivar Da-Ae chromosome A9, Da-Ae, whole genome shotgun sequence genome:
- the BNAA09G12720D gene encoding uncharacterized protein BNAA09G12720D isoform X1, whose amino-acid sequence MASLSIGIAFANTVRTIPRFNTRRGKISCEWDPKGILGPAQTGHIARLEFKRRLERDSEAKEAFQKQLREERERRQALRESRVVPDTSAELIEFFLDTEAQEIEFEIARLRGRLNDEFFAQIRLEIGQIRFAVTKTAEDEDRLIELESLQKALEEGIEAYDKMQKELMTATNSLTKILTSTDIKATLLDMVEKNEINRSLLTLLDENIANAYRGNQLFIFAERSRRLHGEGACFSSKVLDGVESYE is encoded by the exons atggCTTCGCTCTCAATAGGAATCGCCTTTGCTAACACCGTCCGTACAATCCCGAGATTTAATACAAGAAGGGGCAAAATCTCCTGCGAATGG GATCCGAAAGGTATCTTAGGTCCTGCTCAAACTGGTCATATCGCTCGCCTTGAGTTCAAACGCAGGCTAGAGAGAGACTCCGAGGCTAAAGAGGCTTTTCAGAAACAACTCCGTGAAGAGAGAGAGCGTCGTCAAGCTCTTAGAGAG TCTAGAGTTGTACCAGACACTTCCGCTGAGCTCATTGAGTTCTTTCTTGATACGGAAGCTCAGGAGATTGAGTTTGAAATCGCTAGGCTTCGTGGAAG GTTAAATGACGAGTTTTTTGCGCAAATTCGACTTGAAATCGGGCAAATCCGGTTTGCGGTTACAAAAACCGCG GAAGATGAAGACAGATTGATTGAGCTTGAATCACTTCAAAAAGCCTTAGAAGAAGGAATAG AGGCTTATGACAAAATGCAAAAGGAGCTTATGACCGCTACAAATAGCTTAACCAAGATATTAACCTCAACCGACATAAAAGCAACA TTGTTGGATATGGTGGAGAAAAACGAGATCAACAGGTCTTTGTTGACACTTCTTGATGAAAACATAGCAAATGCATACAGAGGAAACCAG cttTTCATCTTTGCAGAAAGAAGCAGGAGATTACATGGAGAAGGTGCGTGCTTCAGTTCTAAAGTACTTGACGGTGTAGAATCATATGAGTGA
- the BNAA09G12720D gene encoding uncharacterized protein BNAA09G12720D isoform X2 — protein sequence MASLSIGIAFANTVRTIPRFNTRRGKISCEWDPKGILGPAQTGHIARLEFKRRLERDSEAKEAFQKQLREERERRQALRESRVVPDTSAELIEFFLDTEAQEIEFEIARLRGRLNDEFFAQIRLEIGQIRFAVTKTAEDEDRLIELESLQKALEEGIEAYDKMQKELMTATNSLTKILTSTDIKATLLDMVEKNEINRSLLTLLDENIANAYRGNQKEAGDYMEKVRASVLKYLTV from the exons atggCTTCGCTCTCAATAGGAATCGCCTTTGCTAACACCGTCCGTACAATCCCGAGATTTAATACAAGAAGGGGCAAAATCTCCTGCGAATGG GATCCGAAAGGTATCTTAGGTCCTGCTCAAACTGGTCATATCGCTCGCCTTGAGTTCAAACGCAGGCTAGAGAGAGACTCCGAGGCTAAAGAGGCTTTTCAGAAACAACTCCGTGAAGAGAGAGAGCGTCGTCAAGCTCTTAGAGAG TCTAGAGTTGTACCAGACACTTCCGCTGAGCTCATTGAGTTCTTTCTTGATACGGAAGCTCAGGAGATTGAGTTTGAAATCGCTAGGCTTCGTGGAAG GTTAAATGACGAGTTTTTTGCGCAAATTCGACTTGAAATCGGGCAAATCCGGTTTGCGGTTACAAAAACCGCG GAAGATGAAGACAGATTGATTGAGCTTGAATCACTTCAAAAAGCCTTAGAAGAAGGAATAG AGGCTTATGACAAAATGCAAAAGGAGCTTATGACCGCTACAAATAGCTTAACCAAGATATTAACCTCAACCGACATAAAAGCAACA TTGTTGGATATGGTGGAGAAAAACGAGATCAACAGGTCTTTGTTGACACTTCTTGATGAAAACATAGCAAATGCATACAGAGGAAACCAG AAAGAAGCAGGAGATTACATGGAGAAGGTGCGTGCTTCAGTTCTAAAGTACTTGACGGTGTAG
- the LOC106364274 gene encoding pectinesterase inhibitor 9: MEPKNTIFLVLLLSTILQSSSATPNRSDLDRFIVTSCQTTRYPLLCVHTLSAYATMIRHKNDQDLAQTALTISLSRARSVAIFVAKLTKETSSFKRREYLAIKDCIEVLGNSVDRLGQSVKELGRAGHAVAGEDFMWKMSNVQTWVSAALTDETTCLDGFSGRAMEGKVKRLIRLKVVHVAQVTSNALALVNHFAEKRSAKIP, translated from the exons ATGGAGCCTAAAAATACAATCTTTCTCGTTCTACTCCTCTCAACCATTCTCCAGTCTTCATCCGCAACTCCAAATCGGTCCGACCTTGATCGGTTCATCGTGACATCATGCCAAACCACCCGATATCCACTACTATGCGTGCATACACTCTCTGCTTACGCCACCATGATTCGACACAAAAACGACCAGGATCTTGCCCAAACGGCTCTCACCATCAGCTTGTCTCGAGCCAGATCCGTTGCTATATTCGTCGCTAAACTAACCAAAGA aACGTCAAGTTTCAAACGTAGAGAATATTTAGCAATCAAAGATTGCATCGAAGTGTTAGGCAACAGCGTGGACCGGTTAGGCCAGTCGGTTAAAGAACTAGGTCGAGCTGGTCATGCTGTGGCTGGTGAGGACTTCATGTGGAAGATGAGTAACGTTCAGACGTGGGTTAGTGCCGCTTTGACAGACGAAACCACGTGTCTAGATGGATTCTCAGGTCGAGCCATGGAGGGCAAAGTGAAGAGGCTGATTCGTTTGAAAGTGGTTCACGTAGCTCAAGTCACTAGCAATGCTCTTGCGTTGGTTAACCACTTTGCTGAGAAACGAAGCGCGAAGATTCCTTAA
- the LOC106366546 gene encoding pectinesterase inhibitor 10-like, translated as MYISFTSAHSSFRTKKMKTLSQIEIIFLSIALLLFITSSATPSTYSNQTNLDYIKTSCNLTHYKTLCYISLSPYALKIDSNPQRLAVTALNLTLSSANSAAKFIKNIPHGRGGLTRFEAGAVADCVEEIGDSVSELQDSIRELESINYEDSSKFEMVMSDVETWVSAALTDDDTCMDGFGQDGRAKAVVKDLVRRHVVKVARLTSNALAVINMYASTHEK; from the coding sequence ATGTACATCAGTTTCACCTCGGCCCATTCCTCTTTCAGAACCAAAAAGATGAAAACCTTATCACAAATCGAAATCATTTTCCTCTCcattgctcttcttctcttcatcacAAGCTCAGCAACTCCATcaacatattcaaatcaaacgaACTTAGATTACATCAAAACATCATGCAACCTCACACACTACAAAACCCTTTGCTACATCTCTCTATCTCCTTACGCCTTAAAAATCGATTCCAACCCTCAAAGACTCGCCGTCACAGCCCTCAATCTCACCCTCTCCTCAGCCAATTCTGCAGCCAAGTTCATCAAGAACATTCCTCACGGCAGAGGTGGACTAACACGTTTCGAAGCGGGTGCGGTTGCTGATTGTGTGGAGGAGATTGGAGACTCGGTGAGTGAACTCCAAGATTCAATAAGAGAGTTGGAGTCGATCAACTACGAGGATAGTTCGAAATTTGAGATGGTTATGTCGGATGTTGAGACATGGGTTAGTGCTGCTCTCACTGATGATGACACTTGTATGGATGGTTTCGGCCAAGATGGTCGAGCCAAAGCGGTCGTGAAAGATTTGGTTCGGCGACATGTTGTAAAGGTTGCTCGGCTGACTAGCAACGCGCTTGCTGTCATTAATATGTACGCGTCCACACATGAaaaatga